One region of Faecalibacter bovis genomic DNA includes:
- a CDS encoding zinc-dependent metalloprotease, with product MKKNFILFALLIGGAASAQQNFWKNQSKAPISQDKLVERMHNPTESIKLNLNYDQFVQHLTQIQGRNSETILKFPDDKGNFSNYKIIEQSNFHPDLQAKYADIRTYVGYNIDNPAQKINFSISPQFGLYGSIQGAGVNYLIDTYTKDKSTYMIYNKANVSHNSSDFTCHVEGDNASGLGIDNLNFDHIQNEVSSRTLVNDSKLRTYRLAISTTIEYSNYIIQQAGVTNGTEEEKRAAILAAVNLSVTRINGVLRNDVGAHMELVANTDQLFFITSDTFNVNDAYQMIDENQIVTDRIIGAGNYDLGHLFFKVNSANASNGLAQTPAICTSGKARGVTGTVVPVGDPFDIDFTAHELGHQFGAHHTQNNECNRGNASAEPGSGSTIMAYTGICAPNIQRNSDAYYHQRSIDQMNNTMNSYNCAQTTVTENVPPVIATMPSLYNIPHSTAFSLEMVATDANGDQLTYNWDQMDTSVGERMPPLSSNTLGPMFRSWTPSTSPVRFFPKMEKILADKIVFTTNPYRGSATSYHLNDWEVVPNNVRNLTFAGTVRDNNLATGQTATKNLIVRLRDAGPFKVTSQATTETWVAGQSATISWDVAGTDVNNINTTDVKILLSLDGGLTWDYTLVESTPNNGSYTFTVPHGIGDTTTARLMIRPVNNIYLAVNKVNFTINSPLATIEVENNNAITITPNPSRGEVNIETAKNYSNFIAYVNDMTGKQVFNYNTARASVKSHKLNLSHLPNGVYIVTVKADGEQYSKKLVIKK from the coding sequence ATGAAAAAGAATTTTATTCTATTTGCATTACTAATAGGTGGAGCAGCTTCTGCTCAACAAAATTTCTGGAAAAATCAAAGCAAAGCTCCAATTTCTCAAGATAAATTAGTAGAAAGAATGCATAATCCTACTGAATCTATTAAGTTAAATTTAAACTACGATCAATTTGTTCAGCATTTAACTCAAATTCAAGGTAGAAATTCAGAAACTATATTAAAATTCCCAGATGATAAAGGAAACTTCAGTAATTATAAAATTATTGAACAATCTAACTTTCATCCGGATTTACAAGCAAAATATGCTGACATTAGAACTTATGTAGGATACAATATTGATAATCCAGCACAAAAGATCAACTTTAGTATTTCTCCTCAATTTGGTTTATACGGATCAATTCAAGGCGCTGGAGTAAATTATTTAATTGATACTTATACAAAAGATAAGTCAACTTACATGATTTACAACAAAGCAAATGTAAGTCATAATTCTAGTGATTTCACTTGTCACGTTGAAGGCGATAATGCAAGCGGTTTAGGAATTGATAATTTAAATTTTGATCACATTCAAAACGAAGTTTCATCAAGAACTTTAGTGAATGATTCTAAATTAAGAACTTATCGATTAGCAATTTCAACAACTATTGAATATTCTAACTACATTATTCAACAAGCTGGCGTTACAAATGGTACTGAAGAAGAAAAGAGAGCTGCAATTTTAGCTGCTGTAAATCTTTCTGTAACACGTATTAATGGTGTTTTAAGAAACGACGTTGGTGCACACATGGAATTAGTTGCTAATACTGATCAATTATTCTTTATTACTTCGGATACGTTTAATGTGAACGATGCATATCAAATGATTGATGAAAACCAAATCGTTACAGACCGTATCATCGGTGCTGGGAATTACGATTTAGGACACTTATTCTTTAAAGTAAACTCTGCAAATGCATCAAACGGTTTAGCACAAACTCCTGCAATTTGTACATCAGGTAAAGCGAGAGGGGTTACAGGTACGGTTGTTCCTGTAGGAGATCCTTTTGATATTGATTTTACAGCACACGAATTAGGTCATCAATTTGGAGCTCACCATACACAAAATAATGAGTGTAACAGAGGTAATGCTTCTGCTGAACCAGGTTCTGGATCTACAATTATGGCATATACAGGTATTTGTGCACCAAATATTCAAAGAAACTCTGACGCTTACTATCACCAAAGAAGTATTGATCAGATGAATAACACGATGAATAGTTACAACTGTGCACAAACAACAGTAACTGAAAATGTTCCTCCTGTTATTGCTACAATGCCTTCGTTATACAATATTCCACATTCTACAGCATTTTCATTAGAAATGGTTGCTACTGATGCTAATGGAGATCAGTTAACGTATAACTGGGATCAAATGGATACATCTGTTGGTGAAAGAATGCCTCCATTATCTTCAAATACATTAGGACCAATGTTTAGATCATGGACACCTTCAACTAGCCCAGTTAGATTTTTCCCTAAAATGGAGAAAATTTTAGCTGATAAAATTGTATTCACTACAAATCCTTACAGAGGATCAGCAACATCATATCATTTAAATGATTGGGAAGTTGTTCCAAATAATGTAAGAAATTTAACTTTCGCAGGTACGGTTCGTGATAATAACTTAGCAACTGGACAAACAGCTACTAAAAATTTAATTGTTCGTCTAAGAGATGCAGGACCATTCAAAGTAACATCACAAGCTACTACTGAAACATGGGTTGCAGGTCAATCAGCTACAATTTCATGGGATGTTGCAGGAACAGATGTTAATAACATCAATACAACTGACGTAAAAATTCTTTTATCATTAGATGGAGGTTTAACTTGGGATTACACTTTAGTTGAATCTACACCAAATAATGGTTCTTATACTTTTACAGTTCCTCACGGAATTGGAGATACTACAACAGCTCGATTAATGATTCGTCCGGTAAATAATATTTATTTAGCTGTTAACAAAGTTAACTTTACAATCAATAGTCCATTAGCAACAATTGAAGTTGAAAATAATAACGCAATTACAATTACACCAAACCCATCGAGAGGTGAAGTTAATATTGAAACTGCTAAAAATTACTCAAACTTCATTGCTTATGTAAATGATATGACTGGTAAACAAGTTTTCAACTACAATACAGCTAGAGCAAGTGTTAAGTCACACAAATTAAACTTATCACACTTACCAAACGGAGTTTACATTGTTACAGTTAAAGCTGATGGTGAGCAATATTCTAAAAAATTAGTGATCAAAAAATAA
- the topA gene encoding type I DNA topoisomerase: MSKNLVIVESPAKAKTIQGFLGNDFIVESSFGHVVDLPKKGMGIEIENDYKPVYEVTPDKQDVVNKLKKLSSKADTVWLASDEDREGEAISWHLYNVLNLEKKDTKRIVFNEITKKAIQRAVENPRQIDVNLVDAQQARRVLDRLVGFEMSPILWKKVKPGLSAGRVQSVSVRLIVEREKEIQNFTPKSSYRFVALFSTSEDKQLKAVLTKEFSTLTEAETFLNTCINAEFSVKDLQKKPAKRTPSAPFTTSTLQQEASRKLGYSVSRTMRVAQQLYEQGHITYMRTDSVNLSDDALSAIQTTIESEYGNKYVEVRKYKNKNSSAQEAHEAIRPTHFENQSINADDSMRRLYELIWKRTVASQMANAELERTIIDIENQNNEFIFQAKGEVIVFDGFLKVYQESHDDEDADDDKVLLPKVNIGEILKTKSINGTERFSKAAARYTEASLVKKLEELGIGRPSTYAPTISTIQNRGYVEVGELEGQKREYHTLQLVDNKVETAVATEIYGADRRKLMPTDIGIVVNDFLVDYFKNIMDYDFTARVESNFDDIAEGKVEWTNMIDEFYQEFHATVEDVQENAERASGEREIGIDPASGKVMHARIGRYGPMIQIGSADDEDKKYASLQKHQSIHNITLEEALKLFELPKVLGEYKGFEVEVNNGRFGPYVKFDDKFVSVPKEIDPVDLSFEKAIELIEEKLQADAPIAQYEGHDVTKGKGRFGPFIKWNEWFINVSKKYDFDNLSQADIIELIEDKKRKESERVVREWPEQGIRLEKARWGRYNLIKGKIKVELSKETNTEAITLEEVEKIIAEHTPVKKTAAKKATTTKKASTTTKKVTKKK, translated from the coding sequence ATGTCAAAGAATCTCGTAATAGTTGAGTCCCCAGCCAAAGCAAAAACCATCCAAGGTTTTTTAGGCAACGATTTCATCGTAGAGTCAAGTTTTGGTCACGTTGTAGATTTGCCGAAAAAGGGTATGGGTATTGAGATTGAGAACGATTACAAGCCTGTTTATGAAGTAACACCTGATAAGCAAGATGTAGTAAATAAATTAAAAAAATTATCAAGTAAAGCAGATACTGTTTGGTTAGCATCCGATGAGGACCGTGAAGGAGAAGCGATTTCTTGGCACTTGTATAATGTTTTAAATTTAGAAAAGAAGGATACAAAACGTATCGTATTTAATGAGATTACTAAAAAGGCAATTCAACGTGCAGTTGAAAATCCTCGTCAAATTGATGTTAATTTAGTAGATGCTCAGCAAGCGCGTCGAGTTTTAGACCGTTTAGTTGGTTTTGAAATGTCTCCAATTCTTTGGAAAAAAGTTAAACCAGGTTTATCTGCAGGACGTGTACAATCAGTTTCTGTACGATTAATTGTTGAACGTGAAAAGGAAATTCAGAATTTTACACCAAAATCGTCATATCGTTTTGTTGCATTATTTTCAACTTCTGAAGACAAACAATTAAAAGCTGTATTAACGAAAGAATTTTCAACTTTAACAGAAGCTGAAACCTTTTTAAATACATGTATCAATGCTGAATTTTCTGTAAAAGATTTACAGAAAAAACCAGCAAAACGTACACCATCTGCACCATTTACAACTTCTACATTACAACAAGAAGCTTCTCGTAAATTAGGATATTCAGTTTCTCGTACGATGCGCGTTGCTCAACAATTATACGAGCAAGGGCATATTACGTATATGAGAACAGATAGCGTTAATTTATCTGATGATGCATTATCAGCAATCCAAACAACGATTGAATCTGAATACGGAAACAAATACGTTGAAGTAAGAAAATATAAAAACAAAAACTCTTCAGCTCAAGAAGCTCACGAAGCGATTCGCCCAACACACTTCGAAAATCAATCTATAAATGCAGATGATTCTATGCGTCGTTTGTACGAGTTGATTTGGAAAAGAACTGTTGCTTCGCAAATGGCTAATGCCGAATTAGAGCGAACAATTATCGATATAGAAAATCAAAACAACGAATTTATTTTCCAAGCTAAAGGGGAAGTTATTGTGTTTGATGGTTTCTTAAAAGTATATCAAGAATCGCATGATGATGAAGATGCTGACGATGATAAAGTTTTATTACCTAAAGTAAATATTGGTGAAATTTTAAAAACAAAATCAATCAATGGTACTGAGCGTTTCTCTAAAGCAGCTGCACGTTATACAGAAGCGTCTTTAGTTAAGAAATTAGAAGAACTTGGGATTGGTCGTCCTTCTACATATGCGCCAACAATTTCTACTATCCAAAATAGAGGTTATGTTGAGGTTGGTGAATTAGAAGGTCAAAAACGAGAATATCACACATTACAATTAGTAGATAATAAAGTGGAAACGGCTGTTGCAACTGAAATTTACGGTGCAGATCGTCGTAAATTAATGCCAACAGATATCGGTATTGTAGTTAATGATTTCTTGGTTGATTACTTTAAAAATATTATGGATTACGATTTTACTGCTCGTGTAGAATCTAATTTTGATGATATTGCTGAAGGAAAAGTAGAGTGGACAAATATGATTGATGAATTTTATCAAGAATTTCACGCTACTGTAGAAGATGTTCAAGAAAATGCAGAACGTGCTTCTGGAGAAAGAGAAATTGGTATAGATCCAGCTTCAGGAAAAGTAATGCATGCTCGTATTGGTCGATATGGTCCAATGATTCAGATCGGTAGTGCTGATGATGAAGATAAAAAATACGCTAGTTTACAAAAACATCAATCTATACATAATATTACGTTAGAAGAAGCTTTAAAATTATTTGAATTACCTAAAGTGTTAGGAGAATATAAAGGTTTTGAAGTTGAGGTGAATAACGGTCGTTTTGGACCTTATGTAAAATTTGATGATAAATTTGTTTCTGTTCCTAAAGAAATTGATCCTGTTGATTTATCTTTCGAAAAAGCAATTGAGTTAATCGAAGAAAAATTACAAGCTGATGCACCTATTGCACAGTACGAAGGACACGATGTAACGAAAGGAAAAGGAAGATTTGGACCGTTTATTAAATGGAATGAATGGTTTATTAATGTTTCTAAAAAATATGATTTCGACAATTTATCTCAAGCTGATATTATCGAATTAATTGAAGATAAAAAACGCAAAGAATCTGAACGTGTTGTTCGCGAATGGCCAGAACAGGGAATTCGTTTAGAAAAAGCACGTTGGGGACGTTATAACTTAATTAAAGGTAAGATTAAGGTTGAATTGTCTAAGGAAACAAATACTGAAGCGATTACTTTAGAAGAAGTTGAAAAAATTATTGCTGAACATACACCTGTTAAAAAAACAGCAGCAAAAAAAGCAACGACTACTAAAAAGGCTTCGACTACGACTAAAAAAGTGACGAAGAAAAAATAA
- a CDS encoding LptE family protein — protein MKGNYSLSGSSILPEWKTMYIAQFPNYAPLQNPSLSQELTLTLQDAFRNRTKLNMTNTEEADLVIEGEITGYDVAPMQIQSNDIAAENRLTVSVKVRYINNVDETKSFDRTFTAYENFPGTAMLSDVESTIVPNIINIIRDQVFASIAMDW, from the coding sequence ATGAAAGGGAATTATTCTTTATCAGGATCTTCTATTTTACCCGAATGGAAAACCATGTATATTGCACAATTTCCTAACTATGCGCCACTTCAAAACCCAAGTTTAAGCCAAGAATTGACTTTAACTTTGCAAGATGCATTCAGAAATCGTACGAAATTAAATATGACAAACACAGAAGAAGCAGATCTTGTTATTGAAGGCGAAATTACTGGTTATGATGTTGCTCCCATGCAAATACAAAGCAATGATATCGCTGCCGAAAACAGATTAACGGTCTCTGTAAAAGTTAGATATATTAACAATGTTGATGAAACAAAAAGTTTTGACAGAACTTTTACTGCTTACGAAAACTTCCCTGGAACAGCGATGTTATCGGACGTAGAATCGACTATTGTACCAAATATTATTAATATCATTCGAGACCAAGTTTTTGCTTCTATAGCAATGGATTGGTAA
- a CDS encoding co-chaperone GroES, with product MSELNIKPLADRVVIEPAPAETKTASGIIIPDSAKEKPQEGIVVAVGNGKVDEPMTVAIGDKVLYGKYSGTELKLEGKDYLIMREADILAII from the coding sequence ATGTCAGAATTAAACATTAAACCATTAGCGGACAGAGTTGTTATTGAACCTGCGCCAGCAGAGACTAAAACAGCATCAGGAATTATTATTCCAGATTCAGCAAAAGAAAAACCACAAGAAGGTATCGTTGTTGCAGTTGGTAATGGTAAAGTTGATGAGCCTATGACTGTTGCAATCGGTGACAAAGTTCTTTACGGTAAATATTCTGGAACAGAATTAAAATTAGAAGGAAAAGATTACTTAATCATGCGTGAAGCTGATATTTTAGCAATCATCTAA
- a CDS encoding DUF2189 domain-containing protein, giving the protein MKHNEENNIQQLINGGYKAQFGAAFSDASEIFKGIAGFSILAFIIYFVASTILSSFIGLIIPGNPMNVEDIMEILQSGDENLMNELILEANENPNYLPSFINYFVQSALYPILYSVFVMARKYDTHLNVDFSDIFVHYRDGKFLSLFLLTISVNIIAAIGMVLCLIPGILVYIFLMLSIPLVIFADANVKEAIKYSYKIVSKDFGTFAVALLAIVGILIVGFLLCCVGIVAAMPFTYIIIYALYKQIIGFPGESSEIDEIGTDIYKDNPYMK; this is encoded by the coding sequence ATGAAACATAATGAAGAAAATAATATCCAACAATTAATCAATGGTGGATATAAAGCACAATTTGGAGCCGCATTTAGTGATGCTTCAGAAATTTTTAAAGGGATAGCGGGTTTTTCTATTTTAGCATTTATAATCTATTTTGTAGCGTCAACAATTTTATCTAGTTTTATTGGATTAATTATTCCAGGAAATCCGATGAATGTTGAGGATATTATGGAAATACTACAATCAGGTGATGAAAATTTAATGAATGAATTAATTTTAGAAGCCAATGAAAATCCGAATTATCTTCCATCATTTATTAATTATTTTGTGCAATCAGCATTGTATCCTATATTATATAGTGTTTTCGTAATGGCAAGAAAATATGATACACATCTTAATGTAGATTTTTCTGATATTTTCGTTCATTACAGAGATGGAAAATTTTTGTCGTTATTTTTATTAACAATATCGGTTAATATTATAGCTGCGATAGGAATGGTTTTATGTTTAATTCCTGGAATTTTGGTTTACATCTTTTTAATGTTATCAATTCCATTAGTGATTTTTGCAGATGCTAATGTAAAAGAAGCAATAAAGTATAGCTATAAAATAGTTTCAAAAGATTTCGGAACTTTTGCAGTTGCTTTATTAGCAATTGTCGGGATTTTGATTGTTGGATTTTTATTATGTTGTGTTGGTATAGTAGCTGCAATGCCTTTTACATATATAATAATTTATGCATTGTATAAACAAATAATAGGTTTTCCGGGCGAATCATCTGAAATTGACGAAATAGGAACAGATATTTACAAGGATAATCCTTACATGAAATAG
- the secG gene encoding preprotein translocase subunit SecG, producing the protein MGTFQFFMVIIMILCVLLTLVILSQNPKGGGLSSSFGGSGGSQMFGVQRTNNFLDRTTWGLFFAVILLVIGANVMQDNPNAIKLPTQKKVEIPTGNTTVPTGNTTAPVAPQAPTK; encoded by the coding sequence ATGGGAACATTTCAATTTTTCATGGTTATCATCATGATCCTATGTGTTTTATTAACATTAGTTATTTTATCACAAAATCCTAAAGGAGGAGGTTTATCTTCATCTTTCGGGGGAAGCGGTGGAAGCCAAATGTTTGGAGTACAGCGTACAAATAACTTCTTAGATCGTACAACTTGGGGATTATTTTTCGCAGTTATACTTTTAGTGATTGGAGCAAACGTAATGCAAGACAATCCTAATGCAATTAAATTACCTACACAAAAGAAAGTTGAAATTCCTACAGGAAATACAACTGTTCCTACTGGTAATACAACTGCACCAGTTGCGCCACAGGCACCGACAAAATAA
- the miaB gene encoding tRNA (N6-isopentenyl adenosine(37)-C2)-methylthiotransferase MiaB produces MHTEEKHIDEARQGEALLTLPTGNATKKLFLESYGCQMNFSDSEIVASILSQEGYQTTQKVDEADLILLNTCSIREKAEQTVRKRLGTLNAIKKQRPSMKIGVLGCMAERLKHKFLEEEHLVDIVVGPDAYRDLPNLLNEVEDGRDAINVQLSKEETYAEISPVRLGGNGVTAFVTITRGCDNMCTFCVVPFTRGRERSRDPHSIINECKELAEAGYKEITLLGQNVDSYLWYGGGPKKDFKKASEIQQATAVDFAQLLDMVATQFPGIRLRFSTSNPQDMDENVLLMMAKHKNICKYIHLPVQSGSTTVLERMNRQHTREEYFELIDKIRKIVPDCALSHDMIAGFCGETEEEHQDTLSLMEYVQYDFGYMFAYSERPGTPAHKKMPDDVAPEDKKRRLQEIIEMQQKHSAIRMNSYVGKVHEVLIEGNSKRDENFWYGRNSQNAVLVFPKVEGTKVGDFVNVKANSCTTATLIGEMVAE; encoded by the coding sequence ATGCATACAGAAGAAAAACATATAGACGAAGCTAGACAAGGCGAAGCGTTACTTACTTTACCTACGGGAAATGCAACAAAAAAATTATTCTTAGAATCATACGGTTGTCAGATGAATTTCTCTGATAGCGAAATCGTTGCCTCAATTTTAAGTCAAGAAGGATATCAAACGACACAAAAAGTTGATGAAGCTGATTTAATTTTATTAAACACTTGTTCTATTCGTGAAAAAGCTGAACAAACAGTTCGTAAACGTTTAGGAACTTTAAATGCGATTAAAAAGCAACGTCCATCGATGAAAATTGGTGTTTTAGGTTGTATGGCTGAGCGTTTAAAACACAAATTCTTAGAAGAAGAGCACTTAGTAGATATCGTTGTTGGTCCTGATGCTTACCGTGATTTACCAAACTTATTAAACGAGGTTGAAGACGGTCGTGATGCAATCAACGTACAATTATCTAAAGAAGAAACTTATGCTGAAATTTCTCCTGTTCGTTTAGGTGGTAATGGAGTTACAGCTTTCGTAACAATCACTCGTGGTTGTGATAATATGTGTACTTTCTGTGTTGTACCATTTACTCGTGGACGTGAGCGTTCTCGTGATCCTCATTCTATTATTAACGAGTGTAAAGAATTAGCAGAAGCTGGATACAAAGAAATTACTTTATTAGGTCAAAACGTCGATTCATATTTATGGTATGGTGGAGGACCAAAAAAAGATTTCAAAAAAGCATCTGAAATTCAACAAGCAACTGCAGTTGATTTTGCCCAATTATTAGATATGGTTGCGACTCAATTCCCTGGAATTCGTTTACGTTTCTCAACTTCTAATCCACAAGATATGGACGAGAATGTATTATTAATGATGGCAAAACACAAAAACATCTGTAAATACATTCACTTACCAGTTCAATCAGGTTCTACAACAGTTTTAGAGCGTATGAATCGTCAACACACGCGTGAAGAATATTTCGAATTAATTGATAAGATTCGCAAAATTGTTCCAGATTGTGCATTATCACATGATATGATTGCTGGTTTCTGTGGAGAAACTGAAGAAGAACATCAAGATACTTTATCATTAATGGAATACGTTCAGTACGATTTCGGATATATGTTTGCCTATTCTGAGCGTCCTGGAACTCCGGCTCACAAAAAGATGCCAGATGATGTAGCGCCAGAAGATAAAAAACGTCGTTTACAAGAAATTATCGAAATGCAACAAAAACATTCTGCAATTCGTATGAATTCTTACGTTGGAAAAGTACACGAAGTTTTAATCGAAGGAAATTCTAAACGTGATGAAAATTTCTGGTACGGACGTAACTCACAAAATGCTGTTTTAGTTTTCCCAAAAGTAGAAGGAACTAAAGTTGGTGATTTTGTAAATGTAAAAGCAAATTCATGTACTACCGCTACATTAATTGGTGAAATGGTAGCTGAGTAA
- a CDS encoding sigma-54 interaction domain-containing protein, producing MDSLQTIKQRFGIIGNNINLNRALEKAIQVAPTDISVLVIGESGVGKEFIPKIIHNQSHRKHNAYIAVNCGAIPEGTIDSELFGHEKGAFTGATQTRKGYFEVADGGTIFLDEVGELPLSTQVRLLRILESGEFMKVGSSDLQKTNVRVVAATNVKLKEAVEKGKFREDLYYRLNTVQIDLVPLRERKEDINLLFRKFASDFAAKYRMPHIELSPEAANYIANYPWPGNIRQLRNFAEQVSVVEKDRVISIEKIMQLLPLNNMMPTVTKSADGTKSDFMERELLFKVLLDMKKDLNDLRALTLDLIKNKDSENFNGNTQELIQRVYREQSNEELSLPSVNIYHPEQNQPNYTQPAYEYSDDIYDISPIEEPESLSLQENEREMIKLALEKHRGKRKLAADELGISERTLYRKIKQYHL from the coding sequence ATGGATTCTTTACAAACCATTAAACAACGATTTGGAATAATCGGAAATAATATCAACTTGAATCGTGCTTTAGAAAAGGCGATTCAGGTTGCTCCTACTGATATATCAGTTTTAGTAATTGGTGAAAGTGGTGTTGGAAAAGAATTTATTCCAAAAATCATCCATAACCAATCGCACCGTAAACACAATGCTTACATAGCTGTAAACTGTGGTGCAATTCCTGAAGGTACAATTGATTCTGAATTATTCGGACATGAAAAAGGTGCCTTTACTGGAGCGACACAAACGCGTAAAGGTTATTTTGAAGTAGCTGATGGCGGTACAATTTTCTTAGATGAAGTTGGTGAATTACCTTTATCTACACAAGTACGTTTGTTACGTATTTTAGAATCTGGTGAATTTATGAAAGTAGGTTCTTCTGATTTACAAAAAACCAATGTACGAGTAGTTGCTGCAACTAATGTAAAATTAAAAGAAGCTGTAGAAAAAGGTAAATTTCGTGAAGATTTATATTATCGATTAAATACAGTACAAATTGATTTAGTCCCATTACGCGAACGTAAGGAAGATATCAATTTATTGTTCAGAAAATTTGCTTCAGATTTCGCTGCGAAATACAGAATGCCTCATATCGAGCTTTCTCCAGAGGCAGCAAATTATATAGCCAATTATCCTTGGCCAGGAAATATTAGACAGTTAAGAAATTTTGCTGAACAAGTTTCTGTTGTGGAAAAAGATCGTGTGATTTCTATTGAAAAAATCATGCAATTATTACCTCTAAACAACATGATGCCAACAGTTACAAAATCTGCTGATGGTACAAAATCTGATTTTATGGAAAGAGAACTTCTTTTTAAAGTTCTTTTAGATATGAAAAAAGATTTGAACGATTTACGTGCTTTAACTCTTGATTTGATAAAGAATAAAGATTCTGAAAATTTTAATGGTAATACACAAGAATTAATTCAGCGTGTGTACCGTGAACAATCTAACGAAGAACTTTCTTTACCAAGTGTTAATATTTATCATCCAGAACAAAATCAGCCAAATTATACGCAACCCGCGTATGAATATTCTGACGACATCTATGATATTAGTCCAATCGAAGAGCCAGAATCACTTTCATTGCAAGAAAATGAAAGAGAAATGATTAAATTAGCTTTAGAAAAACATCGTGGTAAACGCAAACTTGCTGCAGATGAATTAGGTATATCTGAAAGAACATTATACCGAAAAATTAAACAATATCATTTATAA